One window of the Paenibacillus beijingensis genome contains the following:
- a CDS encoding xanthine phosphoribosyltransferase, giving the protein MDLLKQRILKEASVLTSDVLRLDALLNHQVDPELTMEMGKEFARLFAEEHVTKIITVESSGIPVAFTTAQEMKVPLVFARRKKTLIADPDSYMERVPSFTKGIVTDIMVSKQFLKPEDRVLFIDDIIANGDAARGLIKIIERSGATLVGMGVVIEKSFQVGARTLREQGIRVESLVRVASLDNGEIRFE; this is encoded by the coding sequence ATGGATTTGTTAAAACAACGGATATTAAAAGAAGCTTCGGTGCTGACAAGCGATGTTCTGAGATTGGATGCTTTGCTTAATCATCAGGTGGATCCCGAATTGACGATGGAGATGGGCAAGGAGTTTGCGCGTCTGTTTGCGGAAGAGCACGTAACGAAGATCATTACGGTCGAATCGTCCGGAATTCCGGTCGCTTTCACGACCGCGCAAGAGATGAAAGTGCCGCTTGTGTTCGCAAGACGCAAAAAAACGCTGATTGCCGACCCGGATTCCTATATGGAGCGTGTCCCTTCCTTTACGAAAGGGATTGTGACCGATATAATGGTATCCAAGCAGTTTTTGAAGCCGGAGGATCGCGTTCTCTTTATTGACGACATTATCGCCAATGGGGATGCGGCCCGCGGTTTGATCAAAATCATTGAACGTTCGGGCGCGACCCTTGTCGGGATGGGCGTTGTCATCGAGAAGTCGTTTCAGGTGGGAGCGCGTACGCTGCGGGAGCAGGGCATACGCGTGGAATCGCTTGTGCGGGTGGCGTCGCTTGATAACGGGGAGATCCGCTTCGAGTAA
- a CDS encoding membrane protein: protein MLKQTGFILQIAFTYMGTIVGAGFATGQEILQFFTRYGNWAVLMIIFATCIFIWLGCKMMLLAGEIKARSYEDMNKALFGDRYGRWISHFMLIVLLGVNSVMLAGAGTIFTENWNVSYQTGLLITLIGCYFLLRKGMNAILTVNSIVVPVMLLFTIMVVIDTFHTPGAGRWVTLATDHSPLAAWASPFLYTAFNLSMSQAVLVPLGAEIRSRRTIVLGSWVGGIGIGFMLLAGHIALSLHMPGIQQYEIPMSGIARHLGSGIQLIYIFLIFAEIFTTLIADIYGLTLQLQERLKWPRNLLILFILSICYLTSQLGFGPLLTTLYPLFGFVSLGWLVLMIRKKLSHTE from the coding sequence ATGCTGAAACAAACGGGGTTCATTCTGCAAATCGCCTTTACGTATATGGGGACGATTGTCGGGGCCGGTTTCGCAACCGGACAGGAGATTCTGCAATTTTTTACCCGCTACGGCAACTGGGCCGTGTTGATGATTATCTTTGCAACGTGCATCTTCATTTGGCTCGGATGCAAGATGATGCTGCTTGCCGGTGAAATCAAAGCCCGTTCCTACGAGGATATGAATAAAGCGCTGTTCGGGGACCGGTACGGCCGCTGGATCAGCCACTTTATGCTAATCGTTTTGCTTGGCGTCAATTCGGTCATGCTGGCCGGCGCGGGAACGATCTTTACCGAAAATTGGAACGTCTCTTATCAAACCGGGCTGCTTATTACCCTAATCGGCTGCTACTTCCTGCTGCGTAAAGGAATGAATGCCATTCTGACGGTGAACAGCATCGTCGTGCCGGTCATGCTTCTGTTCACAATCATGGTCGTCATCGATACCTTCCATACGCCGGGAGCCGGCCGCTGGGTTACGCTGGCCACCGATCATTCGCCGCTCGCCGCATGGGCTTCGCCGTTTCTTTATACCGCGTTTAACCTGTCGATGTCCCAAGCGGTGCTCGTACCGCTCGGAGCCGAAATCCGCAGCCGCAGAACGATCGTGCTCGGCTCCTGGGTCGGAGGCATCGGGATCGGTTTTATGCTGCTTGCGGGCCATATCGCGCTTTCGCTGCACATGCCGGGCATCCAGCAATACGAAATTCCGATGAGCGGCATCGCCCGCCACCTCGGTTCAGGCATTCAGCTGATTTATATCTTTCTCATTTTTGCCGAAATATTTACAACGCTGATTGCGGATATTTACGGGCTGACGCTGCAGCTGCAGGAGCGTCTTAAGTGGCCCCGAAACTTACTCATCCTTTTTATTTTGTCGATTTGCTATCTGACAAGCCAACTCGGCTTCGGCCCGCTTCTGACGACGCTGTACCCGCTGTTCGGATTCGTCAGTCTCGGATGGCTGGTGTTAATGATCCGCAAAAAATTGTCCCACACGGAATAA
- a CDS encoding glycosyltransferase family 4 protein, protein MEILQALFFPPEQPGGVSSMIPYVQERFNKAGWPMEMFSLPKRLRGKGQEEVTFNTFDVAQFAGNPIVDKYVQTYRDYIWWTRMRIKRSYDLIHAHHPIAALAMKKLYPETPLVMTIHSSYERELILNGKIQPDGPEHRFLTSIYGELEETVDRLLTVSESFRNYMVPYIQRPDEVKVIANGYDERRFKPISHENAVPQLITVCRLVPAKGLDILLHACADLKQRGFNFVLHIIGDGPIREELEQLAVELELYDDIIFYGYMLHPEEFMPFFDVFVLPSRAEAFGSVFAEAALCWLALVGTDVGGISEQIEDGVNGLLVPPDQPAALADALEKVLSDPTYRYNLARAGWEKAKKAYSLTRVISELKQVYTEACPNTK, encoded by the coding sequence TTGGAAATTTTGCAGGCATTGTTTTTTCCGCCGGAGCAGCCGGGAGGCGTTTCCTCGATGATTCCATATGTCCAGGAACGTTTCAACAAAGCCGGATGGCCGATGGAAATGTTTTCGTTACCGAAACGGTTAAGGGGCAAGGGCCAGGAGGAAGTCACGTTCAATACGTTCGACGTCGCTCAATTTGCAGGCAATCCCATCGTAGATAAATATGTGCAAACATACCGGGACTACATTTGGTGGACGCGGATGCGCATCAAACGGTCCTACGATTTAATTCACGCTCATCATCCGATTGCGGCGCTGGCCATGAAGAAGCTTTATCCGGAAACGCCGCTCGTCATGACGATTCATTCCAGTTATGAAAGGGAATTGATTCTGAACGGCAAAATTCAGCCGGATGGACCCGAGCACCGCTTTCTGACATCCATATACGGCGAGTTGGAGGAGACCGTCGACCGGCTGCTCACCGTATCCGAATCGTTCCGGAATTACATGGTTCCTTATATTCAGCGGCCGGATGAGGTGAAAGTGATCGCCAACGGCTACGATGAACGGCGTTTCAAACCGATATCCCACGAAAATGCGGTTCCCCAGCTCATTACGGTTTGCCGGCTCGTACCTGCCAAAGGTCTCGATATTCTGCTTCATGCCTGTGCCGACTTGAAGCAGAGAGGATTCAACTTCGTGCTGCATATTATCGGGGACGGTCCGATCCGCGAAGAGTTGGAGCAGCTTGCCGTTGAGCTTGAATTGTACGATGACATCATTTTTTACGGCTATATGCTGCATCCGGAAGAATTCATGCCTTTCTTCGATGTATTCGTTCTGCCTTCCAGAGCGGAGGCGTTCGGTTCCGTATTTGCCGAAGCGGCGCTGTGCTGGCTTGCGCTTGTCGGAACGGATGTCGGCGGCATTTCCGAGCAGATCGAGGACGGAGTGAACGGACTGCTCGTTCCTCCAGATCAGCCTGCCGCGCTTGCCGACGCGCTGGAGAAAGTGCTGTCGGATCCTACGTACCGCTACAATTTGGCTCGTGCAGGATGGGAGAAAGCGAAGAAAGCCTACTCGCTGACCCGGGTCATTTCGGAGTTGAAGCAAGTATATACGGAAGCCTGTCCTAACACAAAGTAA